The Polyangium aurulentum genomic interval AAGCGTCCCGTAGACCCGCCGTGACCCGAAAGAGCCCGGTTCAACCTCGCGGGTCGCCCTCCCCGAGCCATTCTCGCGCAAGCTCCAGGGCGGCGGTTCTCGGGGACATTCTCGAGAACGCTCTTTGGGTAGGCGGGGTCGGAGATCTTCGCGGCGATCGCGAGGAGGCGGGCGCGCGCATTCGCGACCGCTCTGCAGGCCTCGTCGTGCCGGCCATTGGCTGCGAGGCTCTCCGCGCGGTCCGGTCAATCCACGTCCGGCCTCGGCAGCGCGACCAAGCGGAGTTCGGTCTCGTCGGAGCACCTCTCGATGAAGTAGAGGGTGCAATCGGAGACGACCAACCCGCCCGTGCCGAGGGAGATCGAGTAAGGCTTGCCCCGCGCGTCCGTGAATGTGATGTGCTCCGGGGCCCCGCCATCGAGGGGCGCGCGCACGAGCTCGCCGATCGTCTCCTCTTCGCCGTTCTCCAGGTTCGGCACGACGTTCGCGAAGATGCTGTCGCCGGCGAACGCCACGGCTATCGGCGTACCCCGCAGAAACAGCTCGGGCGCGGAGGACCCGTCCCTGGGGATTCGATGAAGCCCGGCGGTCGAGCCCGGCCTCGCGCCGAAATAGATGTGGGTTTCGTCGACCCTCGGCGGCTCGGCACCGACCATGAACATCGACGCGAGCACCTCGACGTCGCCCCCGGTCGCCGGGACGGCGACGAGGCGGTTGCTGTACCTGACGAGGACGCGATCGCCGTCGACGTGCATGCGCGAAATGAACTGGACAGGGTCCTCGGCGATGATCTCCGTGGTCTCGTCCGTCGTGAGCGACGTCCGATAGAGAGGCGAAGGGTGACCTGAGGGACCCGACGACAAGATGGCGTCACCAGCGACCGCCCACGTCGCAGAGAACGGTAACTCCACGAGCGGCTCCACGAGGCCCCCCTCCGCCGGGACGCGATGCACGCCGTCGAGGTTCTGCCAGTAGACGAACCCGTCCGCGTACGTCACCTGAACGCCAAAGGTGCCCTGCGGCGTCAGCGCCTCGGGGACCCTATCCGTCATCGACATTCGAAAGACCCGGCCCTCCGATACGTAATAGAGCGACTCGCCGTCCGTCGCGAGATGGAATGCATCGGTGCCATCGAAGAGGCGCGCGATCGGAATGGCCGAGGGCGTCGCACGCGTGCAATCGGGCACGGGCGTCGCAGGCTGCTGTTCGATGCATACGCCTCCGTGTCCGCCTTCGCTCGAGGCGGGTTCGAAGTCGATGCGCCCACCGCAACCGACGAGGGGCACGAACATCAAGGCAACGCAGTAAGACGAACCATGCATGGTTGCGGGCAGAGCAAGCAGCGTGCCCCGCGCGTAGCTCGCGCAATCGCGTGAGACTGGGCCGCACGACGCGTGGATGCAGGGACAAGGTGTCCATTGTGGGTCCTCTGCGCTGACACGATGACAACGCCTCGCGCCCGCGGACGCGCCGAGGTCGCCGCCGGCTTTCTTGGCGACCGTGGTTGCCGTGACCCACTGGCTTGTGGGCGGGCACGATCGGGGTAGAATCCCCCCGTGTACACCCTCTACATCGCCAACAAGAACTACTCCTCCTGGTCGCTCCGGCCGTGGATCCTCATGCAGGAGGCCGGCATTCCTTTCGAGGAGCGGATGCTCCCGTTCGGCGACGAGGCCGCGTGGGCGCCCTTCCGCGCGTTCGCGCCGGCCGGGAAGGTGCCGGCGCTCGTCGATGAGGGGCGCGTGGTGTGGGATTCCCTCGCCATCGTCGAATACCTGGCCGAGCGGCACCCCGCCGTCTGGCCGCGCGATACCGACGCCCGCGCCTTTGCGCGCTGCGCGGCCGCCGAGATGCACGCGGGGTTCGGCGTGCTGCGCGCGCAGTGCAGCATGAACATCGGCATTCGCGTGCGTTTGCGCGAGACCCCGCCCGCGCTCCTGCGCGACGTGGAGCGGATCTCCGCATTGTGGACAGAGGGGCTCGCGCGGTTCGGGGGGCCGTACCTCGCCGGCGGCACGTTCACGGCGGTGGACGCCTTCTTCGCGCCCGTCGTCTTCCGCGTGCAGACGTACGGGCTGCCCCTCACGGAGGCGGCGGCGGCCTACGCGGCGCGGATGCTCGACCGCCCGTCGATGCGCCGGTGGTACGCCGAAGGGCTCGCCGAGACCTGGCGCGATGAAGCCCACGATGTCGAATGCCGCGCCGTCGGAGAATGGACGGCGGATCTACGGGCGGTCTGAAGGGCGCGGCTCGTCCGTGCGAGCACGCAGCGAGGGCACCCGCAGCGACCGCAGCCAGTGCCGACGTGGGGTCCACGACCTCTGACGGGGGAGCCATGGGTTCCGACGGGAAAATCTAGATTTTGGTCGAGCATCCATGTTCGATCGGGGCCGGAGAACGGATGGAGACCTCCGAGGCGCGCGCCCTCACGATTCCCAGTGACGCCGGGCCGGGAGCCGTGGATTTCAGGCTCGGGCCAGGTGCGGTGCTCAAGAATTACGAGTTCATCCGGCAGCTCGGCGCGGGCGGGATGGGGACGGTGTTCCTGGCCCGCGATGTCCGGCTCGGGCGCCTGGTGGCGATCAAGTTCCTGCTCCAGCATACCGGAACCGCAGCGGAGCGTTTCCTCGGGGAAGCGCGTGCCACGGCACAGTGCAGGCACGAGAACATCGTGATCATTCACGAGGCGGACGAGGTGGATGGCGCGCCGTACATGGTCCTCGAGTACATCCAGGGCCGCACGCTGCGCGCGGCGATGGCGGAGAGGGCGCATGATACCCGCGCGGCGGCGATCGAGGTGATGCTGCCAGTGGCGCGAGCGCTGGCCCGTGCGCACGAGATGGGCATCATCCACCGGGATCTGAAGCCCGAGAACATCCTGCTCGGCGACGATGGCGTGGTGAAGGTGGTGGATTTCGGCATCGCCAAGCAGCTCTCCCCTGCCCTGGCCGCGACGCAGCCCGCCGCGCAGGCGACGCATCGCGCGGAGATTGCGCTGACCGAGGACGGGGCGCTGGTCGGCACCCTGCCGTACATGTCGCCCGAGCAATGGGAGCAACAGCCGCTCGACGCGCGCAGCGATATCTGGGCGGCGGGGATCATCCTGTTCGAGCTCTCGACCGGCGCGCATCCGCTGGAGCCGATCACGCTGGCGCGGCTCACGCAGGTCGGGGATCTGGAGGTCCCCATGCCGAGCGTGCGCGACAAGAGCCCTGATCTCGGGCCGCTCGCGGACGTGATCGACCGGTGCTTGAAGAAGCGCAAGGAGGAGCGCCTGGGCTCGGCTCGGGAGCTGGCCGAGGCGCTGGAGCGGCTCGGCGCCGACCAAGGAAAGCCCGTGGTCGCCGAGGACGAGAGCCCATTCGCGGGCCTGTCGGCGTTCCAGGAGACGGACGCGGCGCGGTTCTTCGGGCGCGAGAACGACATCGCCGCGGTGATCAGCAGGCTGCGCAATCAGCAGATCATCATGATTGCTGGGACCTCGGGCGCGGGGAAATCCTCGTTCGTGCGGGCCGGGGTCATTCCGGCGCTCAAGCGCGCGGGGCGGGACGTGGAGGCCTTCGTGGTTCGTCCGGGAAGGCGCCCCATGGCCGCGCTCGCGGATGTGCTCGCATTCCTCGCGGACACGGACAATGGGCCTGGCGAGGTGGATCCGGAGGCGATTGCCGGGACGCTGCGGTCGCAGCCGGGGTATCTCGGCGCGCGGCTACGCTCGCGGTGCCGCAGGCGCGGGAGCGACCATCGCATTCTGCTCTTCGTGGATCAGCTCGAGGAGCTGTACACGCTGGGGACCGGCCCGGAGGAGCGGGCGGCCTTCTGCGCGTGCCTGGAGGGCGTGGCCGACGACGCCTCGTCGCCCCTGCGGGTCGTGCTCTCGATGCGCGGGGATTTTCTCGATCGGCTCGCGGAGGAGCGGCGCTTCTCGGCGGAGGTGACGCGGGGGCTCTTTCTCTTGCCGCCCATGACGGGCGAGGGCCTGCGGGCGGCGCTGGTGAAGCCGCTCGAAGCGGCGCGGTATGCATTCGAGGACGAGGCGCTCGTCGGGGAGATGCTGGGCGGCCTCGCAGGGACGTGCAGCCCGCTGCCGCTCCTGCAATTCACGGCCTTGAAGCTCTGGGAGAGGCGCGATCGAGAGGGGCGGCTGCTCACGCGGGAAGCGTACCTCGCGCTCGGCGGGGTGGCGGGGGCGCTGTCGACGCACGCGGACGCGGTGCTCTCGGGGATGTCGCCGGGCGAGCAGCGGCTCGCGCGGGCCATTTTCACGCGCCTGGTGACGCCGGAGCGGACGCGGGCGATCGTGCGCCTGGAGGAGCTCTTCGCGCTGTCCGAGGACCGCGCGGCCGTGGAGGGCGTGGTGGGGCACCTGGCGGAGGCACGGCTCCTCGCGATCGATTCCGGGAGCGAGCGGGAGGGCCGGACGGTGGAGCTCGTCCACGAGTCGCTCATCGACAGGTGGGGCAAGCTCGGGCAATGGCTGGACGCGGACGAGCAGGACGCGCACTTTCTGGTCGAGCTGCGCAATGCGGCGCAGCAATGGGAGAAGAACGGGCGGGCGGACGATTTCCTGTGGCGGGACCGGGCCGCGCAGGAGGCGGGGCAATGGCTCGAGCGGCGCCGGGCGGAGGACATGCGCGGGCTCGGAGGGAGGGACCGCGGGTATCTGGAGGCGGTCGTCCGGCTCGCGCAGCGCACGAGGCGCAGGCGCATGCAGATGGTCGGGGCGCTCTTCGCGGGCCTCGGCGTGGTGGTGGTCGTCATTTCGGTGCTCCTGGTCGGGGCCAATCAGAGCGCCGCGCGCGCGCGGAATGCCACGCGGATGGCGGCAGCCCGCGAGCGGCAGGGAGACCCGACGACGGCGCTCGCGCTGCTGCGTGAGGTGGAAGCGCCCGAGGTGCCGCGGGGGTGGTCCGAGCTGACGCGCTGGGCGCTGTACGCCGGGGTCGCCGACGCGGTTCTCAACCACCCGGAGGCCGTGATCAAGGCCGCGTGGAGCCCCGACGGCAAGCGCATCGTCACCGTGTCCAAGGACAAGACCGCGCGGGTGTGGAGCGCCGACGGCGCGGGCGAGCCGCTGGTATTCCGCGGTCACGAGGAGGGGCTCAATTCGGCGGCGTGGAGCCCGGACGGCAAGCGCATCGTCACGGCATCCAGGGACAAGACTGCGCGGGTGTGGAGCGCCGACGGCACGGGCGATCTGCTCGTGCTCCGCGGTCACGCGGAGGCAGTTCATTGGGCGGCGTGGAGCCCGGACGGCAAGCGCATCGTCACGGCGTCCAAGGACGGGACCGCGCGGGTGTGGAGCGCCGACGGCACGGGCGAGCCGCTCGTGCTCCGCGGTCACGAGGAGGGCGTCCTTTCGGCGGCGTGGAGCCCGGACGGCAAGCGCATCGTCACGGCATCCGAGGACAAGACTGCGCGGGTGTGGAGCGCCGACGGCACGGGCGAGCCGCTCGTGCTTCGCGGCCACGAGGAGGGGCTCAATTCGGCGGCGTGGAGCGCCGACGGCAAGCGCATCGTCACCGCGTCCTGGGACAAGACCGCGCGGGTGTGGAGCGCCGAGGGCACGGGCGAGCCGCTCGTGCTTCGCGGCCACGAGCACGGGGTCTCTGCGGCGGCGTGGAATCCCGACGGCAGGCATGTCCTCACCGCGTCCTGGGACAAGACCGTGCGGGTGTGGAGCGCCAGGGGCACGGGCGAGCCGCTCGTGCTCCGCGGTCACCAGGAGGCCGTCCTTTCGGCGGCGTGGAGCGCCGACGGCAAGCGCATCGTCACCGCGTCGCAGGACAGGACCGCGCGGGTGTGGAGCGTCCAGGCCGACCCTGTGGTGCTCCGCGGTCATGAGCAAAAGGTCTATGCGGTGGCGTGGAGCCCCGACGGCCAGCGCATCGTCACCGGGTCCAGGGACACGACCGCGCGGGTGTGGAGCGCCGACGGCACGGGCGACGCGCTGGTGCTCCGCGGCCACGAGGAGAGGGTCCATGAGGCGGCGTGGAGCCCCGACGGCAAGCGCATCGCCACCGGGTCCGCGGACAGGACCGTGCGGGTGTGGAGCGCCGACGGCACGGGAGAGCCGCTGGTGCTCCGCGGTCACGAGCTCGTGGTCTATTCAGCGGCGTGGAGCCCCGACGGCAAGCGCATCGCCACCGGGTCCTGGGACAAGACCGCGCGGGTGTGGAGCGCCGACGGCACGGGCGAACCCCGGGTGCTCCGAGGTCACGAGCATGTGGTCCATGCGGTGGCGTGGAGCCCCGACGGCCAGCGCATCGTCACCGCATCCGGGGACAAGACCGCGCGGGTGTGGAGCGCCGAGGGCACGGGCGAACCGCTGGTGCTTCGTGGCCACGAGGATGGGCTCTATGGAGTGGCGTGGAGCCCGGATGGCAAGCGAATCGTCACTGCGTCCTGGGACAAGACCGCGCGGGTGTGGAGCGCCGACGGCACGGGCGAACCGCTGGTGCTCCGCGGTCACGAGGATGGGCTCAATGCAGCGGCGTGGAGCCCTGACGGCAAGCGCATCGTCACCGCGTCTCAGGACCGGACCGTGCGCGTGTGGAACGCGGACACGGCCGAGCTGCTCCTGGTCCTGCGCGGGGAAAACCGCTTCAACCGCGCGGTCTTCAGCCCCGACGGCCGGCGCATCGCGGCCGCCTCCGACGACAAGACCGCCTCGATCTGGTCCGATGTCGAGCCGGTCCACGGCACCGAGGACCCCAGGCTATGGCTCGCGACCTCGTACTGCATGCCCATCGAGCGCAGGATCGAGCTGCTGGGCGTCTCCGAGACCTCTGCCAGGGCCCATCGAGAGGACTGCTTGCGCCGCGTCGAAGAAGCACGTGCGCGCGCTGGACGGTGAGCTCCCGCTCTCTTCCCCGAGCCCGCGGCCTCGTGACCGCGCTCGACGTCGCGCTTGGGCCGCCCCTTCAGCCGCCCGCCTTCTGCGTTCGCGTCGACATCCATTCGACGATGTCGCGCAGCACGCCCTCCTTGCCGACGTCGGCCAGCAGATCGTGGAAATGCCCCTCGTACAGCTTGAGGGTCTTGTCCTTCGATCCGGCCTTCTCGTGGAAAAGCTGGCTGCCATGCGGCAATGTCACCCGGTCCTCGGTGCCGTGCAGGATCAGCACCGGCAGCGTGATCAGCGGGAATTCCCGCTTCAGCCGCTCGTCCGCGCGCACCATTTCGGCCACGGTCTGCGTCGGGTACCCCGCGCGCTCGATGAGCGGGTCGTTCTTCATCCGCTCGACGAAGCTCTTGTCGCGCGAGAAGTCGTCGTCGTCGAGCTTCAGGACGTGGGCGTGCGGCACGATGTGGCTGAGGCCCTTGAGGATCGCCAGCGCGAAGTCCGGCGCGGGTACCTCGTGCGCGAAGCTCTCGCAGATGAATCCCGCGAGCTCCTCGCCGTGCTCGAGCGTATAAATGGACGAAATCACACCGCCGGCGCTGTGCCCGAGCAGGAACACCGGAAGCCCGGGCTCCCGCGATTTTGCCAGGCGGACGAGCGTGTGCACGTCCTCCACGTAGTCGCTGAACTTGTCGACGTAGAGCCGCTCGCCCTCCGAGCGCCCATGCCCGCGGTGGTCGAGCGCGAACACCGAAAACCCATGCTCGACGAGCTGCTCCGCCGTCCACTCGTAGAGCCCGCTGTGGGCCTTGAAGCCGTGGACCAGCACCACCACGGCGCGCGGCGTCCCCGGCCGCCACGAGCGCATGAAAATCTTCAGCCCACCTTTACCCTCGAACGTCTCTTCCTTCATCTCGAACGTCCCTTTCGGTTCTCGCGTTGCTCACGCTCAGGGGCGCGGGTATGGACGGAATCATCGGCGGAGGAAACCCCACCAAAGGCGGGTGTCGTGCCCCTCCGTTCGGACGGTCTCGTACAGCTCGGCAGGAACGAGGAGGTAGGATAGAGGTGGACATGCGCCGCGTTGTGCCAGCGAAAGAAGCCCGCTTGCAGGCCGGAGACGTCGGGCTCGACCCTGCCATCGACAAGGCGCGCCTGTTCGACGCGTTTTACACAACCAAGGAGAGCGGGCTCGGCATGGGCCTCTCCATCAGCCGCTCGATCCTCGAGCGGCACGGCGGCAAGCTGTGGGCGCGTCCGAACGAGGTCTTCGGCGCGACGTTCGCGTTCGCGATCGGGGCGGCGCCATGAGCACGCGACCTCCCGTGGTCTTCATCGTCGACGACGACGAGTCCGTGCGCGACGGGATCGGCCGGCTGCTCGGCTCGATCGGGCTCGCGGTCGAGGCCTTCCCGACCGCGGAGGCATTCCTCGACGCGCGGCGGGACGACACCCCCGGCTGCCTCGTGCTCGACGTGCGGCTGCCGGAGCTCGGCGGGCTCGAATTGCAGCAGCGGCTGCTCGAGGCCGAGGTGCCACGGCCGATCGTGTTCATCACCGGGCACGGCGACATCCCCATGTCCGTCCGCGCGATGAAGGCCGGCGCGGTCGAGTTCCTGACCAAACCGTTCCGCGCCGAGGATCTCGTCCGCGCCATCCGCGAGGCGCTCGCGCAGGATCAGGTCGCGCGGGAGGAGGCCGAGCGGCTCGCCGAGCTGCGGCGCCGGTACGAGAGCCTCTCGGCGCGCGAGCGCGAGGTGATGGAGGGCGTCGTGGCAGGGCGCTTGAACAAGCAGATCGCCGCGGAGTTCGGGACGCGCGAGGCGACGGTGAAGGAGCAGCGCGCGCAGGTCATGCAGAAGATGCAGGCCGACTCGGTCGCCGAGCTCGTGCGTTTCGCCGAAAAGCTCGCGGAGGACGGGCGGCGCTCCACGGCGACGCGGCGAGGGTAGGCTCGACACCCGACTTTGGTCGGGTTCCTGAGCCGGTCACCTTGCGATACACGCTCTCCATGAGCACGACCGAGCACACCGCCATCACCGCGCCCAATCAGTTCGTCGAGTCCAATGGCCGGCGCATCGCTTACCGCTCCATCGGGACGGGCAAGCCGATCGTGCTGTGCACGCGGTTCCGCGGCAACATGGACGTCTGGGATCCGGCCTTCCTCGATGCCCTCGCGGCCCGCGGCTTTCGGGTGATCACGTTCGATTACAGCGGCCTCGGCCTCTCGACCGGCGAAAAGGACTATTCGCCCTTCGCGCTCGCCAAGGACGCCAGGGATTTGATCGAGGCGCTCGACTTGAAGAGCGTGGTGATCGGCGGCTGGTCGCTCGGTGGGCTCGGCGCCCAGGTGGCGGTGGCCATGTTCCCCGAGCGCCTGAGCCATGCCGTCCTGATTGGCACCTCGCCTCCCGGCCCGAACGTCAAGCTTGCGGAGCAGATCTTCTACGACACGGCGATGAAGCCCGAAAACAGCTTCGAGGACGAGGTCATCCTCTTCTTCGAGCCGCGGTCCCAGGCGAGCCGGGAGGCCGCGCGGCGCTCGGTCGATCGGATCGCGCAGCGAACCGACAATCGCAGCGTCCCCGTCCCCATCGACTGGGCCGCGGGCCAGATCGGCAATGAACCGCGCAACCCGCTTTTCCCCGCCGACCCCGTCCTTCAGGCCCTGAAGACCACCACCTTGCCGATCCTGCACGTCGCCGGGGATCACGACATCATCTGCCCGGTCGAGAACTGGTACGCGCTGAACCAGGAGCTTCCGACGGTCCAGCTCCTGACCTACCCGCGTGCCGGCCACGGGCCGCACCACGAGCACCCCGAAGCCACGGCCGAGCACATCGCGATCTTCGTGCGCAGCACGTCCTGAAAGCCGAGCCGCTCGGCGGCGCCCCCTTTCTCATCCGCGGCGACATTCTTGCCAGCGCGTTCACGGGTTGGTAAGCGCAGCCCTTCATGAGCGTACGGCGGCTGTTCCCCATGCTTTCTACCGAGAGCCTGGAACGGGCACTCGGCTTTTACGGGACCCTGCTCGGCGGCGTGGAGACGTTTCGCTTCCCCGACGACGGGCCCGCGGCGTTCGTCGCGCTGCGGCTTGGCGAATCCGAGATCGGCTTGGGCGCGCTCGGGGCCGGCCCCGCCCTGCACGGACAGCCCCTGCGGCCGGCCTCGGGGCACCGCATCGAGCTCTGCGTCGATGTCGACGACGTCGACGCGACCGTCGAGCGCCTGCGGGCGGCCGGAGTGCCCGTCGTGCTCGAGCCCGCCAACCAGCCTTGGGGCGAGCGCGTGGCCTACGTCGCCGATCCCGACGGCAACCTGGTGATGCTGACCCGTCTGGAGTCCTGACGCGCCGGCTGTTTGGCATGGCACGGCGCGGGCACATGATGGCCGCGGGCGGACGAGGGGTCAGGAGGAGAGGCGCGAGAAGAGGCGCACGATCTGGTCGGGCTCGCGGAAGATGGCGTCGACCTGGAGCGGATCGAGGTTGGCCAGGGTCGACTCGCCGCGAAGGTAGATTTGCGCCATGGTCTCGTCCGAGGGATCGAGCCCGGTCAGCGCATTGACGTACGCACGCACCTCGTCGGCGGAGAGGGTCGGCGCGTCGCGCAGCAGCCTGGCCTCACAAACGCGCCGGCCGTGGAGCGTGGCGTGGCCCTCGATGAAGGTCACGAGCGACTCGTAATGATCGCGTGCGATCCGCGTGGCCTCGGCGTCGTCGCCGTGTCGATCGGCCAGGTCCTCGGCCGCCACGCGGCCGGCGTCGAGCCGCTCGAAGAGCTCGGGGAAGCGTTGCCACTGCGCCGCGTGCACCAGCTCGTGCAGCAGCACGTAAGCGGCTTGCTGCGGGACGACCTCGCCGTTCAGGTAGAGCGTGTTGTGGTGCGTGCCGAAATAGCCCAGCATCGACGGGCTGATCAGGCGCAGCAGCCACCCGGCCATGCTGGCCAGCAGCCCCACGTCGCGCGCCGCGCCCCGGATCTTCTCGGAGCGGGCCTTCTGGTCGGCCTCCATGGCCTCGGACAGCGCGTCGGGCGACACGATTTTCACGGCTGGCGGGGTGATCTCCCAGCCCAGGTGCTCCGATAGTTCCTTGCAACGGATGGCGACGATGGCCTCGACCTCCGCGGGCGTATAATCGGCAAGGCTGGCTCTGGGCTGAACCGGTGTGTCCGTCATGGGAATGCCCTATACAGGAGTTCCGGGCAGAAGAGAAAGAGCGCGCCGCGAGGCGACCCCGCCGCCTTCGACGTCGAGCTCGGGCCGCGGAGCTTCGCCATCCGAGCCCTGACCGCCCCCGCCTCCGTCCCCCTTCCGCCGAATTCTACACAGAATCCCTGTCCATCGCGTACCCTCGACCCCTGGTGCTCCCGAACAGAACCTGTGACGAAAGACTTCTCGAGGAGAATCTCCATGGCAAATCGTGACGCCGTATTCCCTGCCAACCCCCATGCGCTCTTCGAAAGACACCGCTATTCGCCGGCGGTTCGCTCGAATGGTCACCTGTTCGTGTCGGGCCAGGTCGGAGCGCGCCAGGATGGCACGCCCGAGCCCGAGCTCGCCGCCCAGGTCCAGCTCGCCTTCGACAATCTGAACGCGATCCTCGAAGCCGCAGGCTGCACCTTCGACGATGTCGTCGACGTGATTGTGTTCATCGTCGATCCCGAGAAGCACTTCGAGACGATCTGGCCGGTGCTGCAGAAGAACTGGGGCGAGAAGCCCTACCCGACGATCACCGGCGTCGGCGTGACCTGGCTCGCGGGTTTCACCTTCGAAATCAAGGTGACCGCGCGCCTTCGCGACGGCGCGGCTGCGGGATGACCGACGCGGCCGGATCACCTGTGGAAGCGGGCACCGACCGCCCGCCTCGCGAGACGTCACCTCGGGGATGGATTCCCCGCCGAAAGCCGAGGCGAGCCCGCTTCGCTTGACACGACGCCCCGGCCGGACCTCCGATCGCCCGCCGGCACGTCGCCGGGCCCACGCGCCATGGCCAAGGACAAGAAGAGACCCCATCGCTCGCTCGACCCCGAAGACGTCATCGCCGGCCGGGTGCGCCCCGAGGCGCGGGAGCTCGTCGCCCTGATCCGCGACGTGAACCCCACCGGCCTCGGCCTCGATCGGCGCGAGACGGCCCGCCGCTACGCCCTGAAGAGCCGCCTCCAGAGCGTGCTCGTCACGCGCTTTCGTGATGACGTCGAGGTCCGCCCCGAGCCCCACGAGCCCGGCGTCGTCCTCCTCCACCACCGCCCCACGGGCCTCGACGCCTGCCACGCCGTCATCGCCGAGCTCGACGACGACGCGCGCTCCTTCGTCCAGCACGCCGTGGATACGGCGCCCCTCGCGGACCCGACCCCCGACGTCCCCCGGTACGCCACGCCCCAGCAGGACGAAAGCCCGCGCGTCGAGAGGGACGAGGACGAGCCGCGCGAGGTGCCGGATCTGCTCCGCGCGGCGGACGAGGCGCTCGCCGAGTACGACTACGAGTGCGCCCGGACGCACCTCGAAGCGGCGCTCGCCCGGAGCGGCGGCGGCGTCGAGGCCGCGAGCGCGCTCCTGTCGCTGCTCGTGGCCACGCTCGGCGCCTCTGCGGAGGCGCTCGAGCTGGAGGCAAAGCTCGCCGCAGAGGCGCTCGCCGACGTTCAGGTGCGCCTGCTCCTCGCGCTCGCCGCCGCGCGCCTCGCCGAGCGCGCCCGCGCCCTTCGCCTGCTCCCGGCCACGAGCGCGAAGGCCTCGCCGGGGCGCGTCGCAGAGATCTTCGTGGAGCTCGCCAGAGGCGCGCTCGCAGCGGGAGATCTCGCCTCTGCCGCGGACGATCTCGCGCGGGCGCGAGCGACGGACGCGACGCACCCGGAGCTCGTCAGCGTCGCGGCGGCGCTCGCGAAGGCGCGCGCAGGGGCGCGTGGGCCTGCGGAGGCGGAAGCCTCGCGGCTCTACGCGGAGGGAGACGTCCGAGGCGCGGAAGAGCACGCGCAAAGGATCCTCGCGGCTCACCCGGAGAGCGAGGTCGCGCGGAGGATCCTGCGCGGCGCCCTGGAGCAAAAGAAGCGCGACGAGGCGATGCGGAAGCTCGGCGACGCGCACGACGCGCTCGATCGCGGGGAGACGGCGCGCGCCGTGGCGCTGCTCGAAGCGGCGAGGGCCCTCGGGCTGCCGGAGGACGAGTCCGCGCCCGCGGAGCGGCGGATCGCCGCGCAGGTCGCGGAGGCGCGCGCGCGGGAAGGAGACGCGCACGCCGCGGCGATCGCCGAGAAGATCGGCGCCGGCGCGCTCGCCGAGGGGCTCGCCGCGTACGCCGCGCTGCCCGCCGCGGGGCGCGGCAAGGTGAAGGAGCGCGCGGCGCCGAAGCTCCTCGCGTGGATGGATGTCGTCGCGCCGCCCGGCGAGGGAGCCCGGGTGAAAGCGGCGGTGGCGGCGGTCGTGGCGCTGCACCGGGCCGAGGAGATCGCCGAGCGATCGCCGGAGACGGCGATGGAGCTCGTCGACGCGCACGGAAAAATGCTGCACGGGTTCGGGCCCGCCGAGGAGGTGCGAAGGCGCGCGGAGGCCGC includes:
- a CDS encoding alpha/beta fold hydrolase, with amino-acid sequence MSTTEHTAITAPNQFVESNGRRIAYRSIGTGKPIVLCTRFRGNMDVWDPAFLDALAARGFRVITFDYSGLGLSTGEKDYSPFALAKDARDLIEALDLKSVVIGGWSLGGLGAQVAVAMFPERLSHAVLIGTSPPGPNVKLAEQIFYDTAMKPENSFEDEVILFFEPRSQASREAARRSVDRIAQRTDNRSVPVPIDWAAGQIGNEPRNPLFPADPVLQALKTTTLPILHVAGDHDIICPVENWYALNQELPTVQLLTYPRAGHGPHHEHPEATAEHIAIFVRSTS
- a CDS encoding VOC family protein, which codes for MSVRRLFPMLSTESLERALGFYGTLLGGVETFRFPDDGPAAFVALRLGESEIGLGALGAGPALHGQPLRPASGHRIELCVDVDDVDATVERLRAAGVPVVLEPANQPWGERVAYVADPDGNLVMLTRLES
- a CDS encoding Rid family hydrolase, giving the protein MANRDAVFPANPHALFERHRYSPAVRSNGHLFVSGQVGARQDGTPEPELAAQVQLAFDNLNAILEAAGCTFDDVVDVIVFIVDPEKHFETIWPVLQKNWGEKPYPTITGVGVTWLAGFTFEIKVTARLRDGAAAG